From Mya arenaria isolate MELC-2E11 chromosome 1, ASM2691426v1, a single genomic window includes:
- the LOC128222707 gene encoding uncharacterized protein LOC128222707 — MHFLAWTLLFVALTGSSGTYIMPPPPTPPPHNGCTVEGHYYSCGTFEDPRDRCSECQCYPENTLKCVKKPCGEPHCGYEMQEPTPDKCCKRCLPECALIDCPVCNCPLEQRYFRPNSCCPECRPEDDSSEEDPKTPYDDVRCRKGSKYYRCGTFEDPEDRCSMCTCYRNGNVKCEKKLCAPLPCGYKRQMQVPGGCCNRCDFNCGRCPRLSCHKQIIPADACCPVCLYDPDSSSSDSGSSDSSGSSNSGSSGSSDTSGSSGSSSVGNSGSSDSNGNSGSSNGGSSGSSDSSGSNNGGSSGSSDSIGNSGNSNGGNSGSSDDGNSGSSDGRNSGSSDSIGNSESSNSGNSGSSDDGDSSSSDDGNSGSSDSIGKSGSSNGGNNGSSDSSGSSNGGNSGSSDDGNSSSSHSGSIPGGSGSSSSSSGEPGCDKDGQHYGIGPFDVPCYTCECFENGETKCEKVPCEEASCGVNKQKNNECGCPVCDESCSEIRCPPLNCPKERMYYEPDSCCQTCQCLFDGNWIPEGTNCMINPAKGLEEGNVLNIGEHKVVLGNKFCISVSGDYWAPACYCVTMNWTEFILKLHGGECIKDPKW, encoded by the exons atgcattttcttgcCTGGACTCTTCTTTTCGTGGCGCTTACCGGAAGCAGCGGCACGTACATCATGCCTCCACCCCCGACTCCTCCACCGCATAATGGGTGTACGGTCGAGGGACATTACTACTCATGCG GAACATTTGAGGATCCCCGTGACCGATGTAGCGAATGTCAGTGCTATCCGGAGAACACATTGAAGTGTGTTAAGAAGCCATGCGGGGAACCACACTGCGGCTACGAGATGCAGGAACCAACCCCTGACAAATGTTGCAAGCGGTGTTTGCCCGAGTGTGCGTTAATTGATTGCCCAGTCTGCAACTGTCCGTTGGAGCAGAGATATTTCAGGCCGAATTCTTGTTGCCCCGAATGCAGACCAGAAGATGATTCAAGTGAAGAAGACCCCAAAACGCCATATGATGACGTCAGATGTAGGAAAGGCTCGAAGTACTACCGATGCG GAACCTTTGAAGACCCTGAGGACAGATGTAGTATGTGTACGTGCTACAGAAATGGCAATGTTAAGTGTGAAAAGAAGCTTTGCGCCCCTCTGCCGTGCGGGTACAAGCGTCAAATGCAGGTGCCAGGCGGCTGCTGTAATAGATGTGACTTCAACTGCGGCCGATGTCCGCGGCTTTCGTgccataaacaaataatcccaGCAGATGCGTGTTGTCCCGTATGCTTGTATGACCCAGACAGTAGTAGTAGCGATAGCGGAAGTAGCGACAGCAGCGGAAGTAGCAATAGTGGGAGCAGCGGAAGTAGCGACACCAGTGGAAGCAGTGGAAGTAGCAGTGTTGGGAACAGCGGAAGTAGCGACAGCAACGGAAACAGCGGAAGTAGCAACGGTGGGAGTAGCGGAAGTAGCGACAGCAGCGGAAGTAACAATGGTGGGAGCAGCGGAAGCAGCGACAGCATCGGAAACAGTGGTAATAGCAATGGTGGGAACAGCGGAAGCAGCGATGATGGGAACAGCGGCAGTAGCGATGGTAGGAACAGCGGAAGTAGCGACAGCATCGGAAACAGCGAAAGTAGCAATAGTGGGAACAGCGGAAGTAGCGATGATGGGGACAGCAGCAGTAGCGATGATGGAAACAGCGGAAGTAGCGACAGCATCGGAAAAAGTGGAAGTAGCAATGGCGGGAACAACGGAAGTAGCGACAGCAGCGGAAGTAGCAATGGAGGGAATAGCGGAAGTAGCGATGATGGGAACAGCAGTAGCAGTCACAGCGGTAGCATTCCCGGCGGAAGcggaagcagcagcagcagtagtggTGAACCTGGCTGCGACAAAGATGGACAACATTATGGAATAG GTCCTTTTGACGTCCCCTGCTACACGTGTGAGTGCTTCGAAAACGGAGAaacaaaatgtgaaaaggtgcCATGCGAGGAAGCCAGCTGTGGTGTGAATAAACAGAAGAACAATGAATGCGGGTGTCCCGTCTGCGATGAGTCATGCAGCGAGATACGTTGCCCGCCACTGAACTGCCCTAAGGAACGGATGTACTATGAGCCCGACTCGTGCTGTCAGACGTGCCAGTGTTTGTTCGACGGAAATTGGATTCCGGAAG gaaCCAACTGCATGATTAACCCAGCTAAAGGTCTAGAAGAGGGGAACGTCCTCAACATCGGAGAACACAAGGTTGTCCTTGGAAACAAATTTTGTATTTCCGTTTCCGGTGATTATTGGGCCCCGGCTTGCTACTGCGTCACAATGAATTGGACGGAGTTTATCTTGAAGTTACACGGAGGAGAATGCATTAAGGATCCAAAGTGGTAG